One Mesoplodon densirostris isolate mMesDen1 chromosome X, mMesDen1 primary haplotype, whole genome shotgun sequence genomic region harbors:
- the XIAP gene encoding E3 ubiquitin-protein ligase XIAP isoform X2: MTFNSFEGSKTCVPADISEGDKVKCFHCGGGLTNWKPSEDPWEQHARWYPGCRYLLEEKGQEYINNIHLTHSIEESLTRTAEKTPSLTKRIDDTIFQNPMVQEAIRMGFSFKDIKKIMEEKIQTSGSNYKSLEVLVTDLVSAQKDNTQDESGQTSLQKEISTEEQLRLLQEEKLCKICMDRNIAVVFIPCGHLVTCKQCAEAVDKCPMCYTVITFKQKIFMS, from the exons ATGACTTTTAACAGTTTTGAAGGATCTAAAACTTGTGTACCTGCAGACATCA GTGAAGGTGATAAAGTAAAGTGCTTTCACTGTGGAGGAGGGCTAACTAATTGGAAGCCCAGTGAAGACCCTTGGGAACAACATGCTAGGTGGTATCCAGG GTGTAGATATCTGTTAGAAGAGAAGGGACAAGAATACATAAACAACATTCATTTAACCCATTCAATTGAGGAGTCTCTG ACGAGAACTGCTGAAAAAACACCATCATTAACTAAAAGAATTG atgatACCATATTCCAAAATCCTATGGTACAAGAAGCTATACGAATGGGATTCAGTTTCAAggacattaagaaaataatggagGAAAAAATTCAGACATCTGGGAGCAACTATAAATCACTTGAGGTTCTGGTTACAGATCTAGTGAGTGCTCAGAAAGACAATACACAAGATGAATCAGGTCAGACTTCATTACAGAAAG AGATTAGTACTGAAGAGCAGCTAAGGCTCCTGCAAGAGGAAAAGCTTTGCAAAATCTGTATGGATAGAAATATTGCTGTAGTTTTTATTCCTTGTGGACATCTGGTCACTTGTAAACAGTGTGCGGAAGCAGTGGACAAATGTCCCATGTGCTACACAGTCATTACTTTCAAGCAAAAAATTTTTATGTCTTAA
- the XIAP gene encoding E3 ubiquitin-protein ligase XIAP isoform X1: protein MTFNSFEGSKTCVPADISKDEEFVEEFNRLKTFANFPSSSPVSASTLARAGFLYTGEGDTVRCFSCHAAVDRWQYGDSAVGRHRKVSPNCRFINGFYFESNAAQPTNPGVQNGQYKAENYLGNRNHFVLERPSETHADYLLRTGQVVDLSDTIYPRNPAMCSEEARLKSFQNWPDYAHLTPRELASAGLYYTGIDDQVQCFCCGGKLKNWEPCDRAWSEHRRHFPNCFFVLGRNFNIQSESDVVSSDRNFPNSTNPSRNPAMADYEARIITFGTWIYSVNKEQLARAGFYALGEGDKVKCFHCGGGLTNWKPSEDPWEQHARWYPGCRYLLEEKGQEYINNIHLTHSIEESLTRTAEKTPSLTKRIDDTIFQNPMVQEAIRMGFSFKDIKKIMEEKIQTSGSNYKSLEVLVTDLVSAQKDNTQDESGQTSLQKEISTEEQLRLLQEEKLCKICMDRNIAVVFIPCGHLVTCKQCAEAVDKCPMCYTVITFKQKIFMS from the exons ATGACTTTTAACAGTTTTGAAGGATCTAAAACTTGTGTACCTGCAGACATCAGTAAGGATGAAGAATTTGTAGAAGAGTTTAATAGATTGAAAACTTTTGCTAATTTTCCAAGTAGTAGTCCTGTTTCAGCATCAACACTAGCACGAGCTGGTTTTCTATACACTGGTGAAGGAGACACCGTGCGGTGCTTTAGTTGTCATGCAGCAGTAGATAGATGGCAGTATGGAGACTCAGCAGTTGGAAGACACAGAAAAGTATCCCCAAATTGCAGATTTATCAATGGCTTTTATTTCGAAAGTAATGCTGCACAGCCTACAAATCCTGGTGTCCAAAATGGTCAGTACAAAGCTGAAAACTATCTGGGAAACAGAAATCATTTTGTTTTAGAAAGGCCATCTGAGACTCATGCAGACTATCTTTTGAGAACTGGACAGGTTGTAGATTTATCAGACACCATATACCCAAGGAACCCTGCCATGTGTAGTGAAGAAGCTAGATTAAAGTCATTTCAGAACTGGCCAGACTATGCCCACTTAACCCCAAGAGAGTTAGCTAGTGCTGGACTCTACTACACGGGTATTGATGATCAAGTACAATGCTTTTGTTGTGGCGGGAAACTGAAAAATTGGGAACCTTGTGATCGTGCATGGTCAGAACACAGGCGACACTTTCCTAATTGCTTCTTTGTATTGGGCCGGAATTTTAATATTCAAAGTGAATCTGATGTCGTGAGTTCCGATAGGAATTTCCCAAATTCAACAAATCCTTCAAGAAATCCAGCCATGGCAGATTACGAAGCACGGATCATTACATTTGGGACATGGATATACTCAGTTAACAAGGAGCAGCTTGCAAGAGCTGGATTTTATGCTTTAG GTGAAGGTGATAAAGTAAAGTGCTTTCACTGTGGAGGAGGGCTAACTAATTGGAAGCCCAGTGAAGACCCTTGGGAACAACATGCTAGGTGGTATCCAGG GTGTAGATATCTGTTAGAAGAGAAGGGACAAGAATACATAAACAACATTCATTTAACCCATTCAATTGAGGAGTCTCTG ACGAGAACTGCTGAAAAAACACCATCATTAACTAAAAGAATTG atgatACCATATTCCAAAATCCTATGGTACAAGAAGCTATACGAATGGGATTCAGTTTCAAggacattaagaaaataatggagGAAAAAATTCAGACATCTGGGAGCAACTATAAATCACTTGAGGTTCTGGTTACAGATCTAGTGAGTGCTCAGAAAGACAATACACAAGATGAATCAGGTCAGACTTCATTACAGAAAG AGATTAGTACTGAAGAGCAGCTAAGGCTCCTGCAAGAGGAAAAGCTTTGCAAAATCTGTATGGATAGAAATATTGCTGTAGTTTTTATTCCTTGTGGACATCTGGTCACTTGTAAACAGTGTGCGGAAGCAGTGGACAAATGTCCCATGTGCTACACAGTCATTACTTTCAAGCAAAAAATTTTTATGTCTTAA